The Hippopotamus amphibius kiboko isolate mHipAmp2 chromosome 3, mHipAmp2.hap2, whole genome shotgun sequence genomic interval AGATTATCTCCTGGCATTCAGGAgtatgaaaaaatattcttttttttttcatactttcatggctgctttaaaatgaaGCAGGAGGGTCTGGCAGAGAATACTTATGAAAACAGTGGCTCTGACCTCCACCATTAATTTCCTGAACTGAATGGAGCAAATTAATCCCAGCTTCAGTTAACTCATCTACAAAATTAATCATACAAAATACAGGAGTGTCAGGAAAAGTTCTGCTCTGGTAAATATTCTAGGAGACAGATGAGTAATTGCTCTAGAGCATTGCCTTCAAGGAGCTAAGAGGCTAGCCTGGGAAGGTAAACTCCATGTCAGTAGGGTCAGCTGCTCTTCCCCTTCCTCACCAGTGAACTCCGAATCATCGTGTGCAGCACTTTTTCATCCTCACATTGGTGCCTGAGGCTCCAGAGGGAATGTGAAACGTTCAAGGTCACATAGGTGGTGGGTGGCAGAGTGCAGATCAAATCCAGGTTTCTTACTTCAGAGCCCACTGgagtgttttgctttttatttctatggttGTGTTATAAGGGCAAGGGCAATGTACTTGCTAAGCATACTTCCAAGTCTTCATGAAAAGACTCTGCATTGGTCAATAACTGTCAGATCGCAggagcacctggcacatagaaacATGAGATGATTTACAATATACTTACATCATCACCTTAGAATCACTGCAGGCTTCATGATTAAATCTTGCTTTCATTAAGGACGACTTTGTATCCCATAACCAGTTGGGGAAACAGAGGAGGAAGAACAAtcttgtgagagagagaaaatactgtTTTAGGGGCAGCACAAGAACATAATGGATTTCAAACTTTCTGGAGAAATGCACATAGATAAGGCACTAATATACCAGTAGCCATCCTACAATGTCCTTTTACCCTTGCGgctttattttcctctgtctAAGTAGGAACATCTAgtcattcatttagtcattcatctccttcaaaataacatttctcttttaaaactatGTCTCAGCTTTTATAAGAAAAGAGACccaagcaaaagaataaaataacaaagagTGTGAGAGTCAAGCTGAAAGCTTATTACAAGGTCCTCCTTTTTGAGTAAGTCACGTGCCCTGCCGTACCCTAGCTGCCTATTAAACAGTGGCCATAAGCTGGAAGCTCTGCTCTAATTAAACAATCATGAGCTTCAGTGATGACTCTTGCTTGCTTCTCCTTATTATTGTCTTTAAGCCTCAAATGTCCTTTATAGTGTAAATATCCTTACAGTGTAGATATGAAGAAGggaagcagtagcagcagcaggagAGCTTGTTTGCTTTAGAAGCAAACCTGCAGGAGCTCAGGTTCAGCCTGAACATTTGTGTCTTTCCCCCTCATCTTCCACTCCTGTCTGCTGGAACTGCACACCTCCATGTATATCCCCTAAAGTGACTCGTTCAGCACATCCAGGCTGGAACTGAACAAACCTTTACTTCCTGAGGTGCGTCTACATTGTTCTGCTAGGAAAGAGGCAGATGCAAATAGCAACCACCCTCCAGAAGGTGGCGTGCAACAAGCAGGTGCCGTATTTCACCGTTCACTGCTGGCTCTCCAATTCCTAAAACCTACTCAGAGAATAGCCAAGTTTTCAATGTGTTTCTACTGAAGATACCTAAGTGTTCTACTGCTCAAAATGACAGGTTTACAGAAGAGTCTCCTCAGATAGACTGAAGGGTCTGAATTCCGGTTACTGATGAAGGAAGCTGTGCTCCAGGTTTTGCAGTAAGTCATAGGCAGAAGCAGAAGTGGAATCTTGAAACCTGAGATTTCACGCCAGCTTCAACTCCTATTTCCTAAATAAGCTGCCGCTGCCTCTTTAGTAGTAATGGACTGTTTGAACTGAACTAGTAGGGTATCTTTTAAAGAGAGCTGaatatcattattctttttttccccctcttctgtGCAGTGCAAAAGATATGAAACATCGGCTAGGTTTCCTGCTGCAGAAGTCTGATTCCTGTGAACATAATTCTTCCCACAGCAAGAAGGACAAAGTGGTGATTTGTCAGAGGTAAGAGAAAAGACCTTGGCAAAGAGCAGTTACGTATTCGCTATCTGATGACAGAGATGTTCTatgaggagaaaaggaagttatGTCCCTAGTTAACCTAGATTTGGATCACAGTGTCCTCCATTTCCACAGAGATCATGCTTGCCTTTGAAATTTCCATACATCTAGTGGAAAGGCTGCCCTACTCAACAACAGATCTCAGCAtaatgatagaaaataaaatctctgcaTTTTACTCAGGATCTTAAATGTTTTGCCCCCATTTTGTATGCTAGCATTCAaatgattctttttctctgtaaTGTCTCTAGAGTGAGccaagaggaagtcaaaaaatgggctgaaTCATTGGAAAACCTGATTAGTCATGAATGTAAGTATGACCGCTTCCCCCCAACTCTCACTCCCTGGGAGGAAGATAAAGCACACTGGGTAGACAAGTTGTCTCATATGATGCTTGATCTAATAGGAATTACAGAAAGGCTTGGATTTCTTCTGAATTCCAGACTCAGGAAAATCAGTCTGCTTAAAATTTTACCATACTCTAGAGCTTTgtgatatacaatggaaaactcaTACACAATCTGTGTGGAAAACCATCTCTTTTACCACATGGAAAAAGGATAGAGGAAAAACCCCCAATATTGAGATTTCTTGCAGAATCAACCACAGTTTCTCTTTCCCAAACTCACTTTGGCAATGGAGGGCAGCACAGGCATTTCAGAAATATAACACTTTCCTGAAAGAGGCTTCAAACCTTGAGCAAGAAACACTAGGTATAACTGGGATCCAATAGATTCCAAATATAGATTAGGGTTATCTGACCCCCCAGTGACTCCCCAAAAGGGCGAAATAGGGAACTGTTTGAACCGATGTCTTATTCCCTCAAGTACCCCGGCTTTATCTGCAATACCGTGTCCACGAAGACCGTCAGTGTGATGACAACTGTGGTTCTTTCTCCTCTGTCAAGGTGGGCTGGCAGCTTTCAAAGCCTTTTTGAAGTCTGAATACAGTGAGGAGAACATCGACTTCTGGATAAGCTGTGAAGAGTATAAGAAAATCAAATCACCTTCTAAACTAAGTCCCAAGGCCAAAAAGATCTACAATGAATTCATCTCGGTCCAGGCAACCAAAGAGGTAGGTCTGCATGGCAGATAAGTGTCTGGATCTTAGTGACATTTTCCAGACACTCAATGTCATGGATCCTTAGATGATGTGAGTTAAAGATACGGCAG includes:
- the RGS4 gene encoding regulator of G-protein signaling 4 isoform X2, with the translated sequence MCKGLAGLPASCLRSAKDMKHRLGFLLQKSDSCEHNSSHSKKDKVVICQRVSQEEVKKWAESLENLISHECKPGLLHQGGDKPEHAGAHDNLLR
- the RGS4 gene encoding regulator of G-protein signaling 4 isoform X1, translated to MCKGLAGLPASCLRSAKDMKHRLGFLLQKSDSCEHNSSHSKKDKVVICQRVSQEEVKKWAESLENLISHECGLAAFKAFLKSEYSEENIDFWISCEEYKKIKSPSKLSPKAKKIYNEFISVQATKEVNLDSCTREETSRNMLEPTITCFDEAQKKIFNLMEKDSYRRFLKSRFYLDLANLSSCGSEKQKGAKSSTDCPSLVPQCA